The proteins below come from a single Periophthalmus magnuspinnatus isolate fPerMag1 chromosome 7, fPerMag1.2.pri, whole genome shotgun sequence genomic window:
- the LOC117373835 gene encoding protein-serine O-palmitoleoyltransferase porcupine-like — protein MDVWSRLELWRELAHSCGLGTVQQGLEQLWGLLLLCGLCRVCFRVGWSSSLKHCISAGAGVSALYLFFQVHAFWVLLLCALSYLLLHLNQRSGSRGVLLSLLLLIFLLTGELHFVDPVTWAKIRGCQMVVAMKVISLAFDLDSGAVSRMPSLPQFLGYVLFVGSAVFGPWTSFSHYMNAVDGKALSLSWFLACVVGLLKSLLCLVVSSCVAPYLFPAIIPISGGELTDRWLRAYENAVSFHFSNYFVGHLSEVTSMLAGAGFTQDKEQTRWDMRVVIPLHVELPRSLVLVVTSWNIPMSQWLKTYVFKNAMRLGTFSAILVTYTASALLHGLSFHLGAVLLSLGFLTYTEHVLRKKLAAILSGCVLSRPCPSGCSHQHKKDFWVVGLNLCFSFLAVLHLTYLGSMFDPGLMEEEAEMGYAAAHTLQRWSELHWTSHWIVILSWIISHII, from the exons ATGGATGTGTGGAGCCGCCTGGAGCTTTGGAGGGAGCTGGCGCACTCATGTGGCCTGGGCACAGTGCAGCAGGGCCTGGAGCAGTTATGGGGACTGCTCCTGCTCTGTGGACTCTGCCGGGTCTGCTTCCGAGTGG GCTGGAGCTCCTCCCTGAAACATTGTATCTCTGCTGGGGCAGGAGTGAGCGCCCTCTACCTCTTCTTCCAGGTACATGCATTCTGGGTGCTGCTGCTCTGTGCCCTGTCCTACCTGCTCCTCCATCTGAACCAGCGCTCCGGGAGCAGGGGggtgctcctgtccctgctcctgctgATCTTCCTCCTCACTGG GGAGCTGCATTTTGTGGACCCTGTGACCTGGGCTAAAATCAGAG GCTGTCAGATGGTGGTGGCCATGAAGGTCATCTCTCTGGCCTTTGACCTGGACAGTGGAGCTGTGAgccggatgccctccctccctcagtTCCTGGGTTATGTCCTCTTTGTGGGCAGCGCTGTGTTCGGGCCCTGGACCTCTTTTTCCCACTATATGAACGCTGTGGACGGCAAGGCACTg TCCCTGAGCTGGTTCCTGGCCTGTGTTGTAGGCCTGCTGAAGAGCCTGCTGTGCCTGGTCGTGTCCAGCTGTGTGGCTCCCTACCTCTTCCCTGCCATCATCCCCATCAGCGGTGGAGAGCTCACTGACAG GTGGCTGCGTGCTTATGAGAACGCTGTCTCTTTCCACTTCAGTAACTACTTTGTGGGACACCTGAGTGAGGTCACCAGCATGTTAGCAGGAGCAGGCTTTACACAGGACAAGGAGCAAACCCGCTG GGACATGAGAGTGGTGATTCCTCTGCATGTGGAGCTGCCTCGCTCTCTGGTGCTGGTGGTTACCTCCTGGAATATCCCCATGTCCCAGTGGCTCAAGACCT ATGTGTTCAAAAACGCCATGAGACTGGGCACATTTTCTGCCATCCTGGTCACCTACACAGCCAGTGCCCTGCTGCAT GGCCTGAGCTTCCACCTGGGGGCCGTGCTGCTGTCTCTGGGCTTCCTCACATATACAGAACATG TTCTGAGAAAGAAGTTGGCAGCCATCTTGAGTGGGTGTGTGCTGTCCCGACCCTGTCCCTCCGGGTGCAGCCACCAGCACAAAAAG GACTTTTGGGTGGTGGGGTTAAACCTGTGCTTCAGTTTTCTGGCCGTGCTGCACCTGACCTACCTGGGCTCCATGTTCGATCCTGggctgatggaggaggaggctgaGATG GGCTATGCCGCTGCCCACACCCTCCAGAGATGGTCTGAGCTGCACTGGACCAGTCACTGGATCGTCATCTTGAGCTGGATCATCTCACACATCATTTAA